A window from Sinorhizobium fredii encodes these proteins:
- a CDS encoding class I SAM-dependent methyltransferase, whose translation MSRDALKTLFYPFETGVIDPPGEGERVLFLGAEAGYRLPEGFAASMLAVQPLKSLYRALEAARAEAAPVASGEDYDAALVLCGKHKGENEDRIAEALKRTRDGALIVVAGGKEDGIQPLRKKIDKFGWEGDSMPKYHGVAFWFTRPEDASEAVSKLAKVPVRVDGLFEAAPGMFSHDRVDAGSELLASRLPREFSGHAADFGAGWGYLSVKLAEASPGLKGIDLFEADHNSLEAARANMAANASSTPARFYWHDLTSEETRDKYDLIVMNPPFHEGHAAEPALGAAMIKAAAKALKQGGRLMLVANRGLPYEQVLAEAFKESGETCRNARFKVLWAKR comes from the coding sequence ATGAGCCGCGACGCGCTGAAAACCCTGTTCTATCCCTTCGAGACCGGCGTCATCGATCCGCCGGGGGAGGGCGAGCGCGTCCTGTTTCTCGGTGCGGAAGCGGGCTACAGGCTGCCGGAAGGCTTTGCCGCATCGATGCTGGCCGTCCAGCCGCTCAAATCCCTGTATCGCGCTCTGGAAGCTGCACGGGCCGAAGCGGCGCCGGTCGCCTCGGGCGAGGACTACGACGCAGCACTGGTGCTCTGCGGCAAGCACAAGGGCGAGAACGAGGACCGCATTGCCGAGGCGCTGAAACGCACCCGGGACGGCGCCCTCATCGTCGTCGCCGGCGGCAAGGAGGACGGTATCCAGCCGCTGCGCAAGAAGATCGACAAGTTCGGCTGGGAAGGCGATTCGATGCCGAAATATCACGGCGTCGCCTTCTGGTTCACGCGGCCGGAGGACGCCTCCGAGGCCGTGTCGAAGCTCGCCAAGGTCCCCGTGCGCGTCGACGGCCTGTTCGAGGCGGCGCCGGGCATGTTCTCGCACGACCGCGTCGATGCCGGCTCGGAACTGCTCGCCTCCCGCCTGCCGCGCGAGTTCAGCGGCCATGCTGCGGATTTCGGCGCCGGCTGGGGTTATCTCTCGGTAAAGCTTGCCGAGGCCTCGCCGGGCCTCAAGGGCATCGACCTGTTCGAGGCGGATCACAATTCCCTGGAGGCGGCGCGGGCCAACATGGCGGCGAACGCTTCGTCGACGCCGGCGCGCTTCTACTGGCACGATCTGACGAGCGAAGAAACACGCGACAAATACGACCTGATCGTCATGAACCCGCCCTTCCACGAGGGCCACGCGGCGGAGCCCGCTCTCGGCGCGGCGATGATCAAGGCAGCCGCCAAGGCCCTGAAGCAGGGTGGCCGGCTGATGCTGGTCGCCAATCGCGGCCTGCCTTATGAACAGGTCCTGGCGGAAGCCTTCAAGGAAAGCGGCGAAACCTGCCGGAATGCGCGCTTCAAGGTGCTTTGGGCGAAGCGCTGA
- the pnp gene encoding polyribonucleotide nucleotidyltransferase, which translates to MFETHKVEIEWAGRPLKLETGKIARQADGAVLAIYGETVVLATVVSAKAPKPGQDFFPLTVNYQEKTYAAGKIPGGYFKREGRPSENETLVSRLIDRPIRPLFPEGYKNDTQVIVTVMQHDLENNPDVVSMVAASAALTLSGIPFMGPIGGARVGYINGQYVLNPHLDEMEESTLDLVVAGTQEAVLMVESEAKELPEDVMLGAVVFGQKGFQPVIDAIIKLAEVAAKEPREFEPEDHSALENAMLSIAEDELRNAYKITEKAARYAAVDAVKAKVKEHFLPEGIENPAHSAEEIASVFKHLQAKIVRWNILDTQSRIDGRDLVTVRPIVAEVGLLPRTHGSAIFTRGETQAIVVATLGTGEDEQYVDSLTGMYKENFMLHYNFPPFSVGETGRMGSPGRREIGHGKLAWRAIHPMLPTAEQFPYTLRVVSEITESNGSSSMATVCGTSLALMDAGVPLAKPVAGIAMGLIKEDDRFAVLSDILGDEDHLGDMDFKVAGTEAGITSLQMDIKIEGITEEIMGVALNQAKGGRLHILGEMAKAISESRGQLGEFAPRIEVMNIPVDKIREVIGSGGKVIREIVEKTGAKINIEDDGTVKIASSSGKEIEAARKWIHSIVAEPEVGQIYEGTVVKTADFGAFVNFFGARDGLVHISQLASERVAKTTDVVKEGDKVWVKLMGFDERGKVRLSMKVVDQATGKEIVAEKGDKSDKKDGGEAAE; encoded by the coding sequence ATGTTCGAGACCCACAAGGTAGAAATCGAATGGGCTGGGCGTCCGCTCAAGCTCGAAACCGGCAAGATCGCCCGCCAGGCGGACGGCGCCGTTCTCGCCATCTACGGCGAAACCGTCGTCTTGGCCACGGTTGTTTCCGCCAAGGCGCCGAAGCCCGGTCAGGACTTCTTCCCGCTGACCGTCAACTACCAGGAAAAGACCTATGCCGCCGGCAAAATCCCCGGCGGTTACTTTAAGCGTGAAGGCCGTCCGAGCGAAAACGAGACGCTCGTCTCGCGCCTGATCGACCGTCCGATCCGCCCGCTCTTCCCGGAAGGCTACAAGAACGACACCCAGGTGATCGTCACGGTCATGCAGCATGACCTTGAAAACAACCCGGACGTTGTCTCGATGGTGGCCGCCTCTGCGGCGCTGACACTCTCCGGCATTCCCTTCATGGGCCCGATCGGCGGCGCCCGCGTCGGCTACATCAACGGCCAGTACGTGCTCAATCCCCACCTCGACGAGATGGAGGAATCGACGCTCGATCTCGTCGTCGCCGGCACCCAGGAAGCCGTGCTGATGGTCGAGTCCGAAGCCAAGGAGCTGCCGGAAGACGTCATGCTCGGCGCCGTGGTTTTCGGCCAGAAGGGCTTCCAGCCGGTCATCGACGCGATCATCAAGCTCGCCGAAGTGGCCGCCAAGGAGCCGCGCGAGTTCGAGCCGGAAGACCATTCCGCGCTTGAAAACGCCATGCTTTCAATCGCCGAGGACGAGCTGCGCAACGCCTACAAGATCACCGAGAAGGCCGCACGCTATGCCGCCGTCGACGCCGTCAAGGCCAAGGTGAAGGAGCACTTCCTGCCGGAAGGCATCGAGAACCCGGCCCACTCGGCCGAGGAAATCGCCTCTGTCTTCAAGCACCTGCAGGCCAAGATCGTCCGCTGGAACATCCTCGACACCCAGAGCCGCATCGATGGCCGCGACCTCGTCACGGTTCGCCCGATCGTCGCCGAAGTCGGCCTCCTGCCGCGTACCCACGGCTCGGCGATCTTCACCCGCGGTGAAACGCAGGCGATCGTCGTCGCCACGCTCGGCACCGGCGAAGACGAGCAGTATGTCGATTCCTTGACCGGCATGTACAAGGAAAATTTCATGCTGCACTACAACTTCCCGCCCTTCTCGGTCGGCGAGACGGGCCGCATGGGTTCTCCGGGCCGCCGCGAAATCGGCCACGGCAAGCTCGCCTGGCGCGCCATCCACCCGATGCTGCCGACGGCGGAGCAGTTCCCCTATACGCTGCGCGTCGTTTCCGAAATCACCGAGTCGAACGGCTCCTCCTCGATGGCAACCGTCTGCGGCACCTCGCTGGCACTGATGGATGCGGGCGTGCCGCTCGCCAAGCCGGTCGCCGGCATCGCCATGGGCCTGATCAAGGAAGATGACCGCTTCGCCGTTCTCTCCGACATTCTCGGTGACGAGGACCATCTCGGCGACATGGACTTCAAGGTGGCCGGTACCGAAGCCGGTATCACCTCGCTGCAGATGGACATCAAGATCGAGGGCATCACCGAAGAGATCATGGGCGTTGCGCTCAACCAGGCCAAGGGTGGCCGCCTGCACATTCTCGGCGAAATGGCCAAGGCCATTTCCGAGAGCCGCGGCCAGCTCGGGGAATTCGCGCCGCGCATCGAGGTGATGAACATTCCGGTCGACAAGATCCGCGAAGTCATCGGCTCGGGCGGCAAGGTCATCCGCGAAATCGTCGAGAAAACCGGCGCCAAGATCAACATCGAGGACGACGGCACCGTCAAGATCGCTTCGTCGTCGGGCAAGGAGATCGAGGCGGCGCGCAAGTGGATCCACTCGATCGTCGCCGAGCCGGAGGTCGGCCAGATCTATGAGGGCACGGTCGTCAAGACCGCCGATTTCGGCGCCTTCGTCAACTTCTTCGGCGCCCGTGACGGCCTCGTCCACATTTCGCAGCTCGCCTCCGAGCGCGTCGCCAAGACGACCGATGTCGTCAAGGAAGGCGACAAGGTCTGGGTCAAGCTGATGGGCTTTGACGAGCGCGGCAAGGTCCGCCTCTCCATGAAGGTCGTCGACCAGGCGACCGGCAAGGAGATCGTCGCCGAAAAGGGCGACAAGTCCGACAAGAAGGACGGCGGCGAAGCGGCCGAATAA